The Amycolatopsis sp. 195334CR genome window below encodes:
- a CDS encoding helix-turn-helix transcriptional regulator — protein MRTRAPRLIGRDPESARLAIALEQTRAGNGGSFFLSGEPGIGKTRLAADTIGSALDAGMVVLRGRGSTTGPAVPFRPLTEALLSLVRTADPGLPARLGPYRPVLGRLVPDWADENSRGGESLVVLAEGVLRLTALAGAASGCVLYLDDLHDADVETLAVLEYLCGNVAGLPTMVLATVRSEPSDALDLAETAARRDEAHLLSLQRLGTKQVHELVCGCLDAEPTEVPEAVSGLLFDDSAGNPLVVEELLHELVSGGSLVRDRDGWRLAEETRAVPQTLVNSIGRRVDRLGPRGAQLLSVAAVLGQRFPLSVVQRVTGLDDHALLSHLRAAVAAQLLSPDERGADWYGFQHPLAVDGLLTRLTPADRAQIARSLADAVLELHPDLPREWCHLAAGLRAQAGEHRVAGQLYLRAGRRALDGGAPGTAIALLERAEPSLTEHGTAAERGDLLETMLFALAESGQFDRARELAETLRTTTALGDDARRIEVCVRLAWAAQVAGRWADGDAQVRAARALLPLDATEEQTVPVDAVDAYLTMFGTEPGRVHRGELLARRALDGAERIGRPATACQAWYAIGLAVRERNLRESDACFQQMLDLAAKHELATWRNYALTGLAGNAWLAEGDTTALDRARAESLRTGGISLAHNADAILGLHSVLCGDFRRATEQLDTCLAESARMQLTAVTRYVLMAKAALAGHRGDRQAMTAALAEFARQGGESSPEMPLARGLAKVFCALLEEDRPAAEAELAVIATAQAERQSTFYLAGPHGLQLLLDVLADRAGRAEHARVRNSAAGQMRWNRQFVLLAEAVLLGREGRGAEAARVRAEASRTAESFRGAKMLGLRLVAEAAVADGWGEPGAWLREAEEYFHRFETVAVASACRTLLRRAGAPVGQRRAGSERVPESLRVLGVTLREFEVYQLLVHRLANKALAERLHISPRTVEKHVASLLVKTSVADRSALADHAVETLRAHG, from the coding sequence ATGCGGACCAGAGCCCCCCGACTGATCGGCAGGGATCCCGAGTCCGCGCGGTTGGCGATCGCACTGGAGCAGACCAGGGCGGGCAATGGCGGCTCCTTCTTCCTGTCCGGCGAGCCGGGTATCGGCAAGACCAGGCTCGCCGCCGACACGATCGGCAGCGCGCTCGACGCCGGCATGGTGGTGCTGCGGGGCCGGGGCAGCACCACCGGCCCCGCGGTGCCGTTCCGGCCGCTCACCGAGGCGCTGCTGTCCCTGGTCCGCACCGCGGATCCCGGCCTCCCCGCGCGGCTCGGCCCGTACCGGCCGGTGCTCGGCCGCCTGGTCCCCGACTGGGCCGACGAGAACTCTCGTGGCGGCGAATCGCTGGTGGTGCTGGCCGAGGGCGTGCTCCGGCTGACCGCGCTGGCCGGTGCCGCCAGTGGCTGCGTGCTCTACCTCGACGACCTGCACGACGCCGACGTGGAAACCCTGGCGGTGCTGGAATACCTCTGCGGCAACGTCGCCGGTCTGCCCACCATGGTGCTGGCCACGGTCCGCAGCGAGCCGAGCGATGCGCTCGACCTCGCCGAAACCGCCGCCCGCCGGGACGAAGCGCACCTGCTTTCGTTGCAGCGCCTGGGCACCAAGCAGGTGCACGAGCTGGTCTGCGGCTGCCTCGACGCCGAACCCACCGAGGTGCCCGAAGCGGTCTCCGGCCTGCTGTTCGACGACAGCGCGGGAAATCCGCTGGTGGTCGAGGAACTGTTGCACGAACTGGTCTCCGGCGGGTCCCTGGTGCGCGACCGGGACGGCTGGCGGCTCGCCGAGGAAACCCGGGCGGTGCCGCAGACGCTGGTCAACAGCATCGGCAGGCGGGTGGACCGGCTGGGCCCGCGTGGCGCGCAGCTGCTGTCCGTCGCGGCCGTGCTGGGGCAGCGGTTCCCGCTGTCGGTGGTGCAGCGCGTGACCGGTCTCGACGACCACGCCCTGCTCAGCCACCTGCGCGCGGCCGTGGCCGCGCAACTGCTCTCGCCGGACGAGCGCGGCGCCGACTGGTACGGCTTCCAGCACCCGCTGGCGGTCGACGGCCTGCTCACCCGGCTCACCCCGGCCGATCGCGCGCAGATCGCCCGTTCGCTCGCCGACGCCGTTCTCGAACTGCACCCCGATCTGCCGCGCGAGTGGTGCCACCTGGCCGCGGGCCTGCGCGCGCAGGCGGGGGAGCACCGCGTCGCCGGGCAGCTGTACCTGCGGGCCGGGCGCCGCGCGCTGGACGGTGGTGCGCCGGGCACGGCGATCGCCCTGCTGGAGCGCGCGGAACCGTCGCTCACCGAGCACGGCACCGCGGCCGAACGCGGTGATCTGCTGGAGACCATGCTCTTCGCGCTGGCCGAGAGCGGGCAGTTCGACCGCGCCAGGGAGCTGGCCGAAACCCTGCGCACCACCACCGCGCTCGGTGACGACGCGCGCCGGATCGAGGTGTGCGTGCGCCTGGCCTGGGCCGCGCAGGTGGCCGGGCGCTGGGCCGACGGCGACGCGCAAGTGCGGGCCGCCCGCGCCCTGCTGCCGCTGGACGCCACCGAGGAGCAGACGGTTCCGGTGGACGCCGTCGACGCCTACCTGACCATGTTCGGCACCGAACCGGGCCGAGTGCACCGCGGTGAGCTGCTGGCACGCCGCGCGCTGGACGGCGCCGAGCGCATCGGCCGCCCGGCCACCGCCTGCCAGGCCTGGTACGCCATCGGGCTCGCGGTGCGGGAACGCAACCTGCGCGAGTCGGACGCCTGCTTCCAACAGATGCTCGACCTGGCCGCCAAGCACGAGCTGGCCACCTGGCGCAACTACGCGCTGACCGGGCTGGCCGGCAACGCCTGGCTCGCCGAGGGCGACACCACCGCGCTGGACCGGGCCAGGGCCGAGTCGCTGCGCACCGGCGGCATCAGCCTCGCGCACAACGCGGACGCCATCCTTGGGCTGCATTCGGTGTTGTGCGGGGATTTCCGGCGTGCCACCGAGCAACTGGACACCTGCCTCGCCGAATCGGCGCGCATGCAGCTGACCGCGGTCACCCGGTACGTGCTGATGGCCAAGGCGGCGCTGGCCGGGCACCGGGGTGACCGGCAGGCGATGACCGCCGCGCTGGCCGAATTCGCCAGGCAGGGCGGGGAGTCCTCGCCGGAGATGCCGCTCGCGCGGGGCCTGGCCAAGGTGTTCTGCGCCCTGCTGGAGGAGGACCGCCCGGCCGCCGAAGCGGAACTGGCCGTGATCGCGACGGCGCAGGCCGAGCGGCAGAGCACCTTCTACCTGGCCGGGCCGCACGGCCTGCAGTTGCTGCTGGACGTGCTCGCCGACCGCGCGGGCCGGGCGGAGCACGCGCGGGTCAGGAACAGCGCCGCCGGGCAGATGCGGTGGAACCGGCAGTTCGTGCTGCTCGCCGAAGCCGTGCTGCTGGGCCGGGAGGGCCGCGGCGCGGAAGCCGCCAGGGTGCGCGCGGAAGCTTCCCGCACCGCGGAGTCCTTCCGCGGCGCCAAAATGCTGGGGTTGCGCCTGGTTGCCGAAGCCGCGGTCGCGGACGGCTGGGGCGAGCCGGGGGCCTGGCTGCGCGAGGCCGAGGAGTACTTCCACCGCTTCGAAACAGTCGCGGTGGCCAGTGCCTGCCGAACGCTGCTGCGCCGCGCCGGCGCCCCGGTCGGTCAGCGGCGCGCGGGTTCCGAACGCGTGCCCGAGAGCCTGCGCGTGCTGGGTGTGACCCTGCGCGAGTTCGAGGTCTACCAGCTGCTGGTGCACCGCCTCGCCAACAAGGCGCTGGCCGAGAGATTGCACATTTCCCCGCGCACGGTGGAAAAGCACGTGGCCAGCCTGCTGGTGAAGACCTCGGTGGCCGACCGCTCGGCACTGGCCGACCACGCGGTGGAAACCCTGCGCGCCCACGGCTAG
- a CDS encoding prolyl oligopeptidase family serine peptidase: MKPENLVEDLHGHRVADPFRALEDADDPRTTSWLATQQHRTEELLAGLPGREEFSGLLRGLVAGPTESPVKTRGGRRFRVGRADAADRWRLQVSDEPDAPWRPALPPDQLDSGTVVRRWTPSPGGRLLAVQVTTGGSEKATPLSVVDIDDGRVVERSPLTRYSPIEWTADERAYYYVRGHLDGRGTGVYRHEVGGDPGSDRCLIGDDDPMTRYHLRLWHDRWLVVGVRHGTSRGTRLWCADLSTGPALRPVPLSGSSASGVLIDSTGRLLATSTEGAEFGRLLVARPDGADGWGGWRELLPEQAPAVLATVDLAGRPEAERLIALYTVDGYSRMTVHEAGSGALVREARLPGHGTVSAINPTDDPDVLALSYTDWATALSVWLLDTSTGEVRPADPGADRQRRRIHVHRTTYRSFDGTEVPLTILDTDRTDRPRPTVLTCYGGFGISFRPSFQPDGLSWVLAGGAMAIAAVRGGGERGRGWHHDGAGTRKLTAIRDLEAAADWLVDEGWTGPSRLALLGGSNGGMVVTSAAVRRPTAYAALAVAGAPLDMVRYERWGLGRAWREEYGSAADPVALASLLSYSPYHNVDPDRGPFPAILFSAGSEDSRVDPAHSRKMAALLQSTVEGGPVLLRMVDGGGHVGGGADADRLAVDMLAFLAEHTGLTPSAAD; this comes from the coding sequence GTGAAACCCGAAAACCTGGTCGAGGACCTGCACGGGCACCGCGTCGCGGATCCGTTCCGCGCGCTGGAGGACGCGGACGACCCGCGCACGACGAGTTGGCTCGCCACGCAGCAGCACCGGACCGAGGAACTGCTGGCCGGGTTGCCCGGCCGGGAGGAGTTCTCCGGACTGCTCCGCGGTCTGGTCGCCGGCCCCACCGAGTCACCGGTGAAAACCCGGGGCGGACGCCGGTTCCGCGTGGGCCGCGCCGATGCCGCCGACCGCTGGCGCTTGCAGGTGAGCGACGAGCCCGACGCGCCGTGGCGCCCGGCCCTGCCGCCGGACCAGCTGGACAGCGGCACGGTGGTGCGCCGCTGGACGCCCTCACCCGGCGGACGGCTGCTGGCCGTGCAGGTGACCACCGGCGGCTCGGAGAAGGCCACTCCGCTGTCCGTTGTGGACATCGACGACGGGCGCGTGGTCGAGCGGAGCCCGCTCACCCGCTACAGCCCGATCGAATGGACCGCGGACGAGCGAGCGTACTACTACGTCCGCGGCCACCTCGACGGCCGCGGCACCGGCGTCTACCGCCACGAGGTGGGCGGGGATCCCGGAAGTGACCGGTGCCTGATCGGGGACGACGACCCGATGACCCGGTACCACCTGCGGCTGTGGCACGACCGCTGGCTGGTGGTCGGCGTGCGGCACGGCACTTCGCGGGGCACCCGGCTGTGGTGCGCCGATCTGTCGACCGGTCCGGCGCTGCGGCCCGTACCGCTGAGCGGTTCGTCGGCGTCGGGCGTGCTGATCGACTCCACCGGCCGCCTGCTGGCCACCTCGACCGAGGGCGCCGAGTTCGGCCGCCTGCTGGTCGCGCGCCCGGACGGCGCCGACGGCTGGGGCGGGTGGCGGGAACTGCTGCCCGAACAAGCGCCCGCCGTGCTCGCCACCGTGGACCTCGCGGGCAGGCCGGAAGCGGAACGGCTGATCGCACTGTACACAGTGGATGGATACAGCCGGATGACCGTGCACGAGGCGGGCAGCGGCGCGCTGGTGCGCGAGGCTCGGCTGCCGGGGCACGGCACGGTCTCGGCGATCAATCCCACCGACGACCCGGACGTGCTGGCACTGAGCTACACCGACTGGGCCACCGCCTTGTCGGTGTGGTTGCTCGACACCAGCACCGGTGAGGTGCGCCCGGCCGATCCCGGCGCCGACCGGCAACGGCGGCGCATCCACGTGCACCGCACCACCTACCGCTCGTTCGACGGCACCGAGGTGCCATTGACCATTCTGGACACCGACCGGACGGACCGCCCGCGCCCGACCGTGCTCACCTGCTACGGCGGTTTCGGCATCTCGTTCCGCCCCAGCTTCCAGCCGGACGGGCTGAGCTGGGTCCTCGCCGGGGGCGCGATGGCGATCGCGGCCGTGCGCGGCGGCGGTGAACGGGGACGCGGCTGGCACCACGACGGCGCGGGGACCCGCAAGCTCACCGCGATCCGCGATCTGGAGGCCGCGGCGGACTGGCTGGTCGACGAAGGCTGGACCGGGCCGTCGCGCCTGGCCCTGCTGGGCGGGAGCAACGGCGGCATGGTGGTGACCAGCGCCGCGGTGCGCCGGCCGACCGCGTACGCCGCACTGGCCGTCGCGGGCGCGCCGCTGGACATGGTGCGCTACGAGCGCTGGGGCCTCGGCCGCGCCTGGCGCGAGGAATACGGCTCGGCCGCCGATCCGGTGGCACTGGCGAGCCTGCTCTCGTATTCCCCCTACCACAACGTCGATCCGGACCGCGGGCCGTTCCCGGCGATCTTGTTCTCCGCCGGCTCCGAGGACAGCCGGGTGGATCCGGCGCACTCGCGGAAGATGGCCGCGCTCCTGCAGTCCACTGTGGAGGGCGGACCGGTACTGCTGCGGATGGTGGACGGTGGTGGTCACGTCGGCGGCGGCGCGGACGCCGACCGGCTGGCGGTGGACATGCTGGCGTTCCTGGCCGAGCACACCGGCCTGACTCCTTCGGCGGCGGACTAG
- a CDS encoding type 2 lanthipeptide synthetase LanM family protein, translating into MSNPTEITSTWWATALSSRERAAEPARPEWAVLVAEVLAVAPDRGAYREVPADAAPEEHLVAPFEPFLDLVRLRLGAEAAAVWPDVRGWLGRRLARIAARALVTDLHRGAPWPGDGARERFAEFVRHTGGRLSELFDRYPVLARLLGETCVRTAEAVGELLRRFTADREALVAGLFDADPGCLTGLELGAGDLHSGGRSVAVLTFADGTRLVYKPRPLGLQARFGELLGWFATVLPELAPRGVQVMPRDGYGWAEFVEHAPCATTAEVDRFHRRQGALLALLYVLDATDMHYENLVAAGDQPVLVDVETLFHPGWTPLTTAGPDPALAALNASVVRTALLPRLLLGEHGSLDVSGVGGQSEVDYPIDVPVWQEAGTDRMRLAPGRVPVTGARNRPLLRGAAADPLEHREALLAGFRAGYDALAERATELSAEHGPLARFAGEEVRLVVRDTRAYGLLLAESTHPRHLADGAAREAAFAELAVDTGHDHLPQLAAHELAELYTGDIPLFTARVGSREVRTGTGEVLPDLLRRSGLAAVRDKLAQLGAVDQREQEWLVEATLATRERMAGHQPSPAAGSPVAGVVPDQPHLLALARGIGDELVARSRQDGDRANWLGLELVDGKHWSVLPMGAGLAEGYCGTALFLAQLGAVTGVARYAELARKAVHGLPALLAALVRHPELAREVGSGGFFGLGGIAYAVARLSALLDDTALRECLPFAVTATRLADEAGRAGIGDGTDGALLAMHAVHTGTGLPLAAEVAAELTERLASRPEPEGAGFLWGAAGTALTRSATPRAGAAAGIGWCSGAAGVALSRPPGDPAADAFVAAAADRRVSGDHSLCHGELGVLDVLVELAATGHERAAATLTRDSAHVLGAIELYGPRCGTPHAVPSPGLLTGIAGIGYGLLRLGFPAEIPSVLLLR; encoded by the coding sequence GTGAGCAATCCGACCGAGATCACCAGCACCTGGTGGGCGACCGCGCTCTCCAGCCGCGAGCGGGCCGCCGAACCGGCGCGGCCCGAGTGGGCGGTGCTGGTGGCTGAGGTGCTCGCGGTGGCTCCCGACCGCGGGGCGTACCGGGAGGTCCCGGCGGACGCCGCGCCCGAGGAGCACCTGGTGGCCCCGTTCGAGCCGTTCCTCGACCTGGTCCGGCTGCGGCTGGGGGCGGAAGCGGCCGCGGTGTGGCCCGACGTGCGTGGCTGGCTCGGCCGCAGGCTGGCCCGGATCGCCGCCCGCGCGCTGGTCACCGACCTGCACCGGGGAGCGCCCTGGCCGGGGGACGGTGCACGCGAGCGGTTCGCCGAGTTCGTCCGGCACACCGGCGGGCGGCTGTCCGAACTGTTCGACCGCTACCCCGTGCTGGCCAGGCTCCTCGGCGAGACCTGCGTGCGCACCGCGGAGGCCGTCGGTGAACTGCTCCGCCGCTTCACCGCCGATCGCGAGGCGCTGGTCGCCGGGCTGTTCGACGCCGACCCCGGCTGCCTCACCGGGCTGGAGCTGGGCGCGGGCGACCTGCACTCCGGCGGGCGCTCGGTGGCCGTGCTGACCTTCGCCGACGGCACCCGCCTGGTGTACAAGCCCCGTCCGCTCGGCCTCCAGGCGCGCTTCGGCGAACTGCTGGGCTGGTTCGCCACGGTGCTGCCCGAGCTGGCCCCGCGCGGGGTCCAGGTGATGCCGCGCGACGGATACGGCTGGGCCGAGTTCGTCGAGCACGCGCCGTGCGCCACCACGGCCGAGGTGGACCGGTTCCACCGCCGTCAGGGCGCGCTGCTCGCGCTGCTGTACGTGCTGGACGCGACCGACATGCACTACGAGAACCTCGTCGCCGCCGGGGACCAGCCCGTGCTGGTGGACGTGGAGACCCTCTTCCACCCCGGCTGGACGCCGCTGACCACCGCCGGTCCCGACCCGGCGCTGGCCGCGCTGAACGCCTCGGTGGTGCGGACCGCCCTGCTGCCCCGGCTGCTGCTGGGCGAGCACGGTTCGCTCGACGTCTCCGGCGTCGGCGGGCAGTCCGAAGTGGACTACCCGATCGACGTGCCGGTGTGGCAGGAAGCGGGGACCGACCGGATGCGCTTGGCGCCCGGCCGGGTCCCGGTGACCGGTGCCCGCAACCGCCCGCTGCTGCGGGGCGCGGCGGCGGATCCGCTGGAGCACCGCGAAGCGCTGCTCGCCGGGTTCCGCGCCGGGTACGACGCGCTGGCCGAACGGGCCACGGAGCTGTCCGCCGAGCACGGTCCGCTGGCGCGGTTCGCCGGCGAGGAGGTCCGGCTGGTGGTGCGGGACACCCGCGCCTACGGGCTGCTGCTCGCCGAGTCCACCCACCCCCGTCACCTCGCCGACGGCGCCGCCCGCGAAGCCGCCTTCGCCGAACTCGCCGTCGACACCGGGCACGACCACCTGCCCCAGCTCGCGGCCCACGAACTGGCCGAGCTGTACACCGGGGACATCCCGTTGTTCACCGCCAGGGTCGGCAGCCGCGAAGTGCGCACCGGCACCGGCGAGGTGCTGCCGGACCTGCTGCGGCGCAGCGGGCTGGCCGCCGTCCGCGACAAGCTCGCCCAGCTCGGCGCGGTGGACCAGCGCGAGCAGGAATGGCTGGTGGAAGCCACCCTCGCCACTCGCGAACGGATGGCCGGGCACCAGCCGTCCCCGGCCGCCGGGAGCCCGGTGGCCGGGGTGGTACCGGACCAGCCGCACCTGCTGGCGCTGGCCCGCGGCATCGGCGACGAGCTGGTCGCGCGGTCCCGGCAGGACGGCGACCGGGCCAACTGGCTCGGCCTGGAACTGGTCGACGGAAAGCACTGGTCGGTGCTGCCGATGGGGGCGGGCCTCGCCGAGGGCTACTGCGGCACGGCGTTGTTCCTGGCCCAGCTCGGGGCCGTGACCGGGGTCGCGCGGTACGCCGAACTGGCACGCAAGGCGGTGCACGGGCTGCCCGCGCTGCTCGCGGCGCTGGTCCGCCATCCGGAACTGGCCAGGGAGGTCGGCTCGGGCGGGTTCTTCGGTCTCGGCGGCATCGCCTACGCCGTGGCCAGGCTGAGCGCGCTGCTCGACGACACCGCGCTCCGCGAATGCCTGCCGTTCGCGGTCACCGCCACCCGGCTCGCCGACGAAGCCGGGCGCGCCGGCATCGGTGACGGCACCGACGGCGCACTGCTCGCGATGCACGCCGTGCACACCGGAACCGGCCTGCCGCTGGCCGCCGAGGTCGCCGCCGAACTCACCGAGCGGCTCGCGTCCCGTCCGGAGCCCGAAGGCGCCGGCTTCCTCTGGGGTGCCGCGGGCACCGCGCTGACCAGGTCGGCGACGCCGCGCGCGGGCGCCGCGGCGGGCATCGGCTGGTGCTCCGGCGCCGCGGGTGTCGCGCTGTCCCGTCCACCCGGAGACCCGGCCGCCGACGCCTTCGTCGCCGCCGCGGCCGATCGCCGCGTCTCCGGCGACCACTCCCTGTGCCACGGCGAACTCGGCGTGCTGGACGTGCTGGTCGAACTCGCCGCCACCGGGCACGAACGCGCCGCGGCCACGCTGACCAGGGACAGCGCCCACGTGCTCGGCGCCATCGAGCTGTACGGGCCGCGCTGCGGCACCCCGCACGCGGTTCCCAGCCCCGGCCTGCTGACCGGCATCGCCGGCATCGGCTACGGCCTGCTGCGGCTGGGCTTCCCCGCCGAGATCCCCTCCGTACTACTGCTGCGCTGA
- a CDS encoding MFS transporter has protein sequence MSVTTDRPTAEATPDGPADGGRRDLRLFLVGQVASVFGTTLTSAGVSLIAVAWLGAGAGDMSLIVVAGTLPALLFGPICGVLLDRVRRPRRALITADLVAAAAVASCGLAAATGVLTVAWLAGLTVVLNFVGIVVESLYFSHLHALGVDDPRTARGKLQSSEMVSRSVANTVGAPIAAALGAALLFLADVFTYLISAFCLMLLKAPDTRAPREDTGRPGVLREFRDGIDVVRRHPLLSAFTAYLFLSALATSGITTQRAVFLLDVVGLPIALYTLPAVVATAVGAAGALFAPRLLARGVPPRTVLLWGLPAAAVSMAALPLAGGGTPLVLLAMVISTALPLLFGAAVNIALVGVINDEIGDQYFARITTLLGSVSTLAATLGALLGGSVGTALGVRSGIWVCVGVDLLAAAVLVLVARRPVREEVRP, from the coding sequence ATGTCCGTCACCACGGACCGCCCCACCGCCGAAGCCACCCCCGACGGCCCGGCCGACGGTGGCCGCCGCGATCTGCGGTTGTTCCTCGTCGGGCAGGTCGCCTCGGTGTTCGGCACCACGCTGACCAGCGCGGGGGTCTCCCTGATCGCGGTGGCCTGGCTGGGCGCCGGTGCCGGGGACATGTCACTGATCGTGGTCGCGGGCACGCTGCCCGCGCTGCTGTTCGGCCCGATCTGCGGGGTGCTGCTCGACCGGGTCCGCCGTCCGCGCCGCGCGCTGATCACCGCCGACCTCGTCGCCGCCGCAGCGGTCGCCTCCTGCGGTCTCGCCGCGGCCACCGGGGTGCTCACCGTTGCCTGGCTCGCCGGGCTCACCGTGGTGCTGAACTTCGTCGGCATCGTGGTGGAAAGCCTGTACTTCTCCCACCTGCACGCACTCGGCGTCGACGATCCCCGCACCGCGAGGGGAAAGCTCCAGTCGAGCGAGATGGTGTCCCGTTCGGTCGCGAACACCGTCGGCGCGCCGATCGCCGCCGCGCTCGGGGCCGCGCTGCTGTTCCTCGCCGACGTCTTCACCTACCTGATCAGCGCGTTCTGCCTGATGCTGCTGAAGGCGCCCGACACCCGCGCGCCGCGTGAGGACACCGGACGCCCCGGTGTGCTCCGCGAGTTCCGCGACGGCATCGACGTCGTCCGGCGGCATCCCCTGCTCAGCGCGTTCACCGCGTACCTGTTCCTGAGTGCGCTGGCCACCAGCGGAATCACCACCCAGCGCGCGGTTTTCCTGCTCGACGTGGTCGGCCTGCCGATCGCGCTCTACACGCTGCCCGCCGTGGTCGCGACCGCCGTCGGTGCCGCCGGCGCGCTGTTCGCGCCGCGACTGCTGGCCCGTGGAGTGCCACCGAGGACCGTGCTGCTGTGGGGTCTGCCCGCCGCGGCGGTGTCGATGGCCGCGCTGCCGCTCGCCGGTGGCGGCACCCCGCTGGTGCTGCTGGCCATGGTGATCAGCACCGCGCTGCCGCTGCTCTTCGGCGCCGCGGTCAACATCGCGCTGGTCGGCGTGATCAACGACGAGATCGGTGACCAGTACTTCGCCCGCATCACCACCCTGCTCGGCTCGGTGTCGACGCTGGCGGCCACCCTCGGCGCGCTGCTCGGCGGCTCGGTCGGGACCGCGCTGGGGGTGCGGTCCGGGATCTGGGTCTGCGTGGGCGTCGATCTGCTCGCCGCCGCGGTGCTGGTGCTGGTCGCGCGACGGCCGGTGCGCGAGGAGGTGCGGCCGTGA